The Astatotilapia calliptera chromosome 17, fAstCal1.2, whole genome shotgun sequence genome has a segment encoding these proteins:
- the LOC113009312 gene encoding uncharacterized protein LOC113009312 isoform X2, with product MREAGQRVHPHLSRFTVASIIRTFRLENRMTRRPSGGGRQRLFTQQQELAVVDLVRADNAIRLHQLRRKILADRRVFSNIDHVSITTIRRILGKHSITMKQLYRVPFERNSDRVKGLRAEYVRRIMAMDGAAQPHEYIFIDEAGFDLSKTRRRGRNVIGQRAVVHVPGQRGGNITLCAAICLRGLLHHHAMLGPYNSQHILTFLDALHNIVVQNRPDQPRFVVIWDNVSFHRAALVQAWFTDHNQFEVVYLPPYSPFLNPIEDFFSAWRWRVYDRQPHARMPLLQAMEQACGDIEVTAIHGWFRHARGYFPRCLAGEDIACDVDEVLWPDPNRRRDP from the exons atgagggaagctgggcagagagTCCACCCACATCTAAGCCGCTTCACAGTGGCATCTATAATACGAACATTCCGACTAGAAAACAG AATGACCCGAAGACCTTCTGGGGGAGGACGGCAACGCCTGTTCACACAACAGCAGGAACTTGCCGTTGTGGACCTAGTGAGGGCAGACAATGCCATCCGTCTCCACCAGCTACGACGGAAAATACTTGCAGACAGGCGAGTGTTCAGCAACATAGACCATgtgagcatcaccaccatcagacgcatcttgggtaaacacagcatcaccatgaagcagctctacagagtcccattcgagaggaacagtgacagggtcaAAGGACTTCGAGCTGAATATGTACGG AGGATCATGGCCATggatggagctgcacagcctcatgaatacattttcattgatgaaGCTGGATTCGACCTGAGCAAAACAAGACGACGGGGTCGTAATGTAATTGGCCAAAGGGCAGTTGTGCATGTCCCAGGGCAGCGCGGGGGAAACATCACATTATGTGCCGCCATATGCCTTCGAGGACTTCTGCACCATCATGCAATGCTAGGTCCATACAATAGCCAAcacatactcacatttctagatgCTCTCCATAACATAGTTGTACAGAACAGACCAGATCAGCCCAGGTTTGTGGTGATATGGGATAATGTCAGTTTCCATCGGGCTGCTCTGGTCCAGGCCTGGTTCACCGACCACAATCAATTTGAAGTGGTATACTTGCCCCCTTACTCACCATTTTTAAACCCtattgaggattttttttcgGCTTGGAGATGGCGAGTATATGACCGCCAACCACATGCCCGCATGCCTCTTCTGCAGGCAATGGAACAGGCCTGCGGCGACATTGAGGTGACAGCGATCCATGGATGGTTTCGGCATGCAAGAGGGTATTTTCCCCGGTGCCTAGCGGGAGAGGACATAGCTTgcgatgttgatgaggtcctgtggccagaccccaacagacggcgggatccatga
- the dram1 gene encoding DNA damage-regulated autophagy modulator protein 1, which produces MYWFEQGLCVLPAFLVVWSSATFIICYIIAIYRHDVDVIFPYISDTGVSPPESCIFGLMTFISACAGVGTIYARYKHVELLREDATNVSARLNKAALWLGVISCFGMCIVATFQETVVQIVHDIGAILFFVCGIVYIILQCFISFQAHPYGCSKYVFCVRVAIASLAAVAFVPTVICAFYVKQTELHRQKHDKDYPFHVASAVCEWIVAFTFVFFFFTYIHDFKFFTLRVKAELED; this is translated from the exons ATGTACTGGTTCGAGCAAGGTCTGTGCGTCCTGCCAGCGTTCCTGGTCGTCTGGTCTTCCGCCACTTTCATTATTTGTTATATCATCGCGATTTACAGGCACGACGTCGATGTAATCTTCCCGTACATAAG cgACACAGGTGTCAGCCCCCCAGAAAGCTGCATTTTTGGTCTGATGACTTTTATTTCTGCATGTGCAG GTGTGGGCACAATTTATGCCAGATACAAGCACGTGGAATTGCTGAGGGAGGACGCCACTAATGTGAGCGCACGCCTCAACAAAGCAGCGCTTTGGCTTGGTGTGATCTCATGTTTTGGCATGTGCATTGTTGCTACTTTCCAA GAAACAGTAGTGCAAATAGTCCATGATATTGGAGCAattctgttttttgtctgtGGCATTGTGTACATTATCCTCCAGTGTTTTATATCATTTCAAGCCCATCCGTATGGGTGCTCCAagtatgtgttttgtgtgcgGGTCGCTATCGCCTCCCTTGCTGCTGTTGCATTTGTACCCA CTGTCATCTGTGCATTTTACGTGAAACAAACGGAGCTGCACAGACAAAAGCATGACAAG GACTATCCCTTCCATGTAGCCAGTGCAGTATGCGAGTGGATTGTTGCCTTTacctttgtcttcttcttcttcacataCATTCATGATTTCAAG TTCTTTACCTTACGGGTGAAAGCAGAACTTGAGGATTAG
- the LOC113009312 gene encoding uncharacterized protein LOC113009312 isoform X1: MREAGQRVHPHLSRFTVASIIRTFRLENRYVFTSIPSALLRWFHSTVLQYITLPYQVYGVLMLLLQPKWLIPHIEVQCCTVDDTVRTVKYCMKNKQTDDNMWLYSSRMTRRPSGGGRQRLFTQQQELAVVDLVRADNAIRLHQLRRKILADRRVFSNIDHVSITTIRRILGKHSITMKQLYRVPFERNSDRVKGLRAEYVRRIMAMDGAAQPHEYIFIDEAGFDLSKTRRRGRNVIGQRAVVHVPGQRGGNITLCAAICLRGLLHHHAMLGPYNSQHILTFLDALHNIVVQNRPDQPRFVVIWDNVSFHRAALVQAWFTDHNQFEVVYLPPYSPFLNPIEDFFSAWRWRVYDRQPHARMPLLQAMEQACGDIEVTAIHGWFRHARGYFPRCLAGEDIACDVDEVLWPDPNRRRDP, from the exons atgagggaagctgggcagagagTCCACCCACATCTAAGCCGCTTCACAGTGGCATCTATAATACGAACATTCCGACTAGAAAACAGGTATGTCTTCACCTCCATACCTTCTGCTCTACTCAGATGGTTCCATAGCACTGTTCTGCAGTATATCACATTACCATATCAAGTGTACGGGGTGCTAATGctccttttgcagccaaagtggCTGATTCCTCATATTGaagtacagtgttgtacagtggaTGACACAGTACGTACAGTAAAGTACTGTatgaaaaataagcaaaccgaTGACAATATGTGGTTGTATTCCTCCAGAATGACCCGAAGACCTTCTGGGGGAGGACGGCAACGCCTGTTCACACAACAGCAGGAACTTGCCGTTGTGGACCTAGTGAGGGCAGACAATGCCATCCGTCTCCACCAGCTACGACGGAAAATACTTGCAGACAGGCGAGTGTTCAGCAACATAGACCATgtgagcatcaccaccatcagacgcatcttgggtaaacacagcatcaccatgaagcagctctacagagtcccattcgagaggaacagtgacagggtcaAAGGACTTCGAGCTGAATATGTACGG AGGATCATGGCCATggatggagctgcacagcctcatgaatacattttcattgatgaaGCTGGATTCGACCTGAGCAAAACAAGACGACGGGGTCGTAATGTAATTGGCCAAAGGGCAGTTGTGCATGTCCCAGGGCAGCGCGGGGGAAACATCACATTATGTGCCGCCATATGCCTTCGAGGACTTCTGCACCATCATGCAATGCTAGGTCCATACAATAGCCAAcacatactcacatttctagatgCTCTCCATAACATAGTTGTACAGAACAGACCAGATCAGCCCAGGTTTGTGGTGATATGGGATAATGTCAGTTTCCATCGGGCTGCTCTGGTCCAGGCCTGGTTCACCGACCACAATCAATTTGAAGTGGTATACTTGCCCCCTTACTCACCATTTTTAAACCCtattgaggattttttttcgGCTTGGAGATGGCGAGTATATGACCGCCAACCACATGCCCGCATGCCTCTTCTGCAGGCAATGGAACAGGCCTGCGGCGACATTGAGGTGACAGCGATCCATGGATGGTTTCGGCATGCAAGAGGGTATTTTCCCCGGTGCCTAGCGGGAGAGGACATAGCTTgcgatgttgatgaggtcctgtggccagaccccaacagacggcgggatccatga